One part of the Anopheles coustani chromosome 2, idAnoCousDA_361_x.2, whole genome shotgun sequence genome encodes these proteins:
- the LOC131263023 gene encoding TRPL translocation defect protein 14 isoform X1, with translation MDAIEERKVYRLVLTGGPCGGKTTGQSRLCTFFENLGWKVFRVPETATILLSGGIKFADLVADEVYKFQENLLRTMIQIENTYFELGRTSNKNCLIICDRGFMDASAYISKEKWDRMMRSNNWNPVELRDNRYNQIIHMVSAANGAEEFYATEEHSCRSEGVTLARDLDYKAASAWIGHPYFDVIDNSTDFENKVNRMIECVCQKLGIDIGDRLSITSRKVKFLVSGPMPADSAFPAFQDFEVVHHYLQCAGPRVQARLRKRGQNGRWSYIHTIRRPQQHGQSIEVRTQLSHRDYLNMLTQQDDAHFTIFKKRRCFLVNNQYFQMDIYKEPSHPRCKGLILLETYTSLTGDRLKNILPKFLNIVKEVTGQPDYSMFNLSLREDWNNTKKFCYSLHDQDDGDVKTNGHTQKMINGKA, from the exons ATGGACGCGATAGAAGAGCGAAAGGTTTATCGCCTGGTGCTGACGGGAG GGCCTTGCGGAGGCAAAACGACTGGCCAGTCGAGATTGTGTACGTTTTTCGAGAACCTAGGATGGAAG gTTTTTCGCGTGCCTGAAACGGCCACAATCCTTCTCAG CGGAGGGATCAAATTCGCCGATTTGGTGGCCGATGAAG TGTACAAATTTCAGGAGAACCTGCTCCGCACGATGATCCAAATCGAAAACACATACTTCGAGCTGGGCAGAACGAGCAACAAGAACTGTTTGATCATCTGTGATCGTGGCTTCATGGATGCGAGCGCTT ATATATCGAAGGAAAAGTGGGACCGTATGATGCGCTCGAACAACTGGAACCCGGTGGAGCTGCGTGACAATCGGTACAACCAGATCATCCACATGGTATCGGCCGCGAACGGTGCGGAAGAGTTCTACGCCACCGAGGAACACTCGTGCCGGTCGGAAGGCGTGACCCTAGCCCGCGACCTCGACTACAAGGCGGCGTCGGCCTGGATCGGCCATCCGTACTTCGACGTGATCGACAATTCGACTGATTTCGAGAACAAAGTGAACCGGATGATCGAATGCGTGTGCCAGAAGCTCGGTATTGACATTGGTGATCGTTTGTCGATCACTTCGCGGAAGGTTAAATTTTTGG TATCCGGTCCGATGCCTGCCGATTCAGCCTTCCCGGCCTTCCAAGACTTCGAGGTGGTACACCACTATCTGCAGTGTGCTGGTCCGCGTGTACAAGCACGGTTGCGTAAGCGAGGACAGAATGGCCGTTGGAGTTACATCCACACGATACGTCGGCCGCAGCAACATGGCCAGTCGATTGAGGTGCGCACGCAACTATCACATCGTGACTATCTGAACATGCTCACCCAGCAGGATGATGCTCACTTTACCATCTTCAAGAAGCGCCGTTGCTTCCTGGTGAACAACCAGTACTTCCAGATGGACATCTACAAGGAGCCGAGCCATCCGAG gtgcaagggtttgatcCTGCTAGAAACGTATACCTCGCTCACCGGTGACCGGCTGAAGAACATTCTCCCGAAGTTCCTGAACATCGTCAAGGAGGTGACCGGGCAGCCGGACTACTCGATGTTCAACCTATCGCTCCGGGAGGACTGGAACAACACGAAAAAGTTCTGCTACTCGCTGCACG ATCAAGACGATGGCGACGTGAAAACGAACGGTCACACGCAGAAAATGATCAATGGTAAAGCGTAG
- the LOC131263023 gene encoding TRPL translocation defect protein 14 isoform X2, with translation MIQIENTYFELGRTSNKNCLIICDRGFMDASAYISKEKWDRMMRSNNWNPVELRDNRYNQIIHMVSAANGAEEFYATEEHSCRSEGVTLARDLDYKAASAWIGHPYFDVIDNSTDFENKVNRMIECVCQKLGIDIGDRLSITSRKVKFLVSGPMPADSAFPAFQDFEVVHHYLQCAGPRVQARLRKRGQNGRWSYIHTIRRPQQHGQSIEVRTQLSHRDYLNMLTQQDDAHFTIFKKRRCFLVNNQYFQMDIYKEPSHPRCKGLILLETYTSLTGDRLKNILPKFLNIVKEVTGQPDYSMFNLSLREDWNNTKKFCYSLHDQDDGDVKTNGHTQKMINGKA, from the exons ATGATCCAAATCGAAAACACATACTTCGAGCTGGGCAGAACGAGCAACAAGAACTGTTTGATCATCTGTGATCGTGGCTTCATGGATGCGAGCGCTT ATATATCGAAGGAAAAGTGGGACCGTATGATGCGCTCGAACAACTGGAACCCGGTGGAGCTGCGTGACAATCGGTACAACCAGATCATCCACATGGTATCGGCCGCGAACGGTGCGGAAGAGTTCTACGCCACCGAGGAACACTCGTGCCGGTCGGAAGGCGTGACCCTAGCCCGCGACCTCGACTACAAGGCGGCGTCGGCCTGGATCGGCCATCCGTACTTCGACGTGATCGACAATTCGACTGATTTCGAGAACAAAGTGAACCGGATGATCGAATGCGTGTGCCAGAAGCTCGGTATTGACATTGGTGATCGTTTGTCGATCACTTCGCGGAAGGTTAAATTTTTGG TATCCGGTCCGATGCCTGCCGATTCAGCCTTCCCGGCCTTCCAAGACTTCGAGGTGGTACACCACTATCTGCAGTGTGCTGGTCCGCGTGTACAAGCACGGTTGCGTAAGCGAGGACAGAATGGCCGTTGGAGTTACATCCACACGATACGTCGGCCGCAGCAACATGGCCAGTCGATTGAGGTGCGCACGCAACTATCACATCGTGACTATCTGAACATGCTCACCCAGCAGGATGATGCTCACTTTACCATCTTCAAGAAGCGCCGTTGCTTCCTGGTGAACAACCAGTACTTCCAGATGGACATCTACAAGGAGCCGAGCCATCCGAG gtgcaagggtttgatcCTGCTAGAAACGTATACCTCGCTCACCGGTGACCGGCTGAAGAACATTCTCCCGAAGTTCCTGAACATCGTCAAGGAGGTGACCGGGCAGCCGGACTACTCGATGTTCAACCTATCGCTCCGGGAGGACTGGAACAACACGAAAAAGTTCTGCTACTCGCTGCACG ATCAAGACGATGGCGACGTGAAAACGAACGGTCACACGCAGAAAATGATCAATGGTAAAGCGTAG